Sequence from the Zeugodacus cucurbitae isolate PBARC_wt_2022May chromosome 2, idZeuCucr1.2, whole genome shotgun sequence genome:
aactCTATGCCTTAGTCATTTAtatattctcaaaaaaaaaaagctgcGAGTTTCACCTAACCGTTGACGACTATTACCTATCCTTTCgccataaataatatacataaatacatataacggTATGTCACTTGAATCTACTCACTGGCTGACAACACGTCATTAGTACAACTTAAACACGAGTAAATTCGATTTTTTCCACCATCGTCATTAATGCACGAGTACGAATGTACGCGTTGTCTTCTAcgctgttattttatatttttttgtgggaTTTTCCATTATTGCAGTTTGTAGCGAGTTTTAACGAAACACCGTGTGGTGCACAGTTAGTTGAAACAGGTGAACGGTACAATTGTTGAACAGTTAATTGTTGGCATTTGTAGTGTTCACACTTCCTTCCTTTGCATTGGCGGCATTGTCTGGTTAATATTCGGTTTGTTATGTTAGCCAGGCAATTCGAAAGTGAGTACGACACACATATGCACGCAGGAAAGCTGACTGACGCATAAGCATTGACTGAAGGACATTCGTGTTTAAacgcattaattttattttttattgttgttgtttaattaaatatgccAGTTTCATTTGTACACAGTTATTTATGGTGTTTCTTAAATTCCCTTCTTCTATCGAACCGTTAAGGAACCGTTGAGTTAACGACAGTATTGGGTGCGCTTTTTGGCGTCGTCGCTTTGATGTTTCTATTCTTTCTTTACGTACATCGCAAATGGTGCTTTCATGCGCGTCACGGTCTAAATTGTTGCGATGAGAAGTTAAACGCATCCAAATACACGCAAAAAATGTGTAAGTGTGagtatataataacaataataataataattttgataaataattaagaGAAGAGCGAAATGAATGGCaattaattgtataaattaaataattttggcaATTCTCTTTAGCACGCAAACGCCGTTATGACAATACCAGCTCTGATTCGGAGGAGGATATCTTGCGTCGCTTACGCTTACAGCAGTCACGCAATTTATCAACGAACGGTAATTTCAATAGTTACGGTATTCACCAGCAGTCAACGTATCTGCCGCCGTCACCGCCAAATCCCCAACACAGCTTCAATTACACACCGAACGAATTGCAGCGCGTTACGATAACGCCACGCTTCGATCCGGCCCGCGATCCGTTGGCCATAGCGGAGCGCGGCAAAGTCGGTATTCCGTCCTCGCATAGTGAGTGCAGTTCGAATGATTCGGAGAAGGCGTCTGTCGACAGTCATACGGGTATTTTGACAGGTGACAGAAAAGGTAAACAACTAATTCcaatttgtatttcaataaaCTTGCTTCAACATCACAATCAATTTACAGAGCGTCTTCAAGGCAATAGCGGCGGCGGCACGAATAAATCGAGCGAATGCAGCGCTTCGTCCTCGCTGAAGGAGTCGCGCATCGACAATCGTGCGGATTTGCCAAAGACTAGCAGTAATAGCAGTAGCAGCAGATATCAGAAGATATCGACGGCGTCTGCGCGTCAAGACAGTTTAGATGATGTGCCTGATTTGcatagcaataataataataatattaataacagcagtaataataacaataacgaaGATGTAGGTTCTAGAGTTCTTTCTCATATAGCATACAAATTATAGTGCTTAATAATTTGATATACTTAATAGGAGCCACTTTTTGACACCAGCGATTTGCGTTCCATCAAATCGGACGATACTTCGGTGCAGAATCAATTCTATGGCAAAAGTGGCAGTATCGAGATTTCTTTGCTGTACGATGCACCAATGCGTAAGATGACTGTGCATGTGATGCAAGCACGCGGTCTACCCACTTTGGGTAATGGACAGACGACGCATACGCAGGtgattttgaataacatttttttgttggacGTATGATCCAGAGTTACTCTTATGAGATTTATCTTACCGAGCCCTAATTGAAAACCGTTAGTTCAGTCTAAATTCTAATCTGCATTAAGGAATGTAGGCTTCCAAACAAATTTCTCcgatttcttcttcttaaaaGGCGTAGACGTAGCCGAGTTTATAACAGCGTGTTATTCGTTCTTCCTCGTAATATTTGATGCCAAGTGTAGCcagatccttctccacctggtgtTTCCAACAGAGTGGAGCTCTTCCTTGGTTTCCACCaatgggtactgcatcgaaaattttcataactggagtgctttcgtccaaTCGGACAATCTTTTTCTTAGCAGAACTACGTCAATGTCGTCGCATAGCTctttccatcgtctgtggtattcgctgttgccaatgttcaaaggaccataaatcttccacaaaatatttctctcgaaaactccttgtgccgtctcatcggttgttgacatttgagttttgtttgttatgactgtcaacagtga
This genomic interval carries:
- the LOC105211896 gene encoding synaptotagmin-14, with amino-acid sequence MIVISGVESYSLNGTVELTTVLGALFGVVALMFLFFLYVHRKWCFHARHGLNCCDEKLNASKYTQKMCKSRKRRYDNTSSDSEEDILRRLRLQQSRNLSTNGNFNSYGIHQQSTYLPPSPPNPQHSFNYTPNELQRVTITPRFDPARDPLAIAERGKVGIPSSHSECSSNDSEKASVDSHTGILTGDRKERLQGNSGGGTNKSSECSASSSLKESRIDNRADLPKTSSNSSSSRYQKISTASARQDSLDDVPDLHSNNNNNINNSSNNNNNEDEPLFDTSDLRSIKSDDTSVQNQFYGKSGSIEISLLYDAPMRKMTVHVMQARGLPTLGNGQTTHTQVRLLMLPNKKQKHKTKIRSGENPQYMESFLLHRVNPEDVNNMGLRVRIYGCERLRKERLIGEAYVSFATIDLELETNLWLPLEPRSTASVLGSNSDLLSLARSDSAGSTTSMQHGGVPELLLGLGYNGVTGRLSVEIVKGSHFRSLSMNKAPDTYVKLCLVSSIGQEISRAKTSTRRGQPHPLFKETFVFQVALFQLNDVTLMVSVYAKRNMKKNEMVGWFSMGLNSSGPEEVAHWADVRDLAKGELLARWHVLVDS